In Myxocyprinus asiaticus isolate MX2 ecotype Aquarium Trade chromosome 16, UBuf_Myxa_2, whole genome shotgun sequence, a single window of DNA contains:
- the LOC127453633 gene encoding pleckstrin homology domain-containing family G member 4B-like isoform X1, translating to MRTLSTMHSRVKSRSCENYLCIKDSESLDNCIQSILSALYPPFSSTAATVLWQLFSVVERQYRGDGLRCFLDFLLPAKRILYIIKHEACLRFKGLLLYHEGWPLCLHEKVVLQLAPLHKVRLRQGDFYLQVVPLGRKAAKLVIKCLSGSGQAIAEIPVAESMYGNVFTPDFLQNVTHERNLHPLQNCLLSTGTVVYRTPWKNVVNPLFVTSTADAIMQARSGGEALRGQLSTCSTRGSTGTLDSRRSSRDSLHSQGVESTVSEPVLSRSLTDMGISSHHPEDSTLHQMDKQSPTSKTHSLPQTPTLSSPDQGFGRSGGGIGHKSLLFSTDLSNPSLRKRHPRDSAAFESRRLFRKSYMEALQNPMNLGSSSESILEEATESEPRLQRGSDSRSVAKEQVPRRICAHDWLGGEESRSGSRVPQTQGVKSAELSPGERRSKSLERTNKGPQVKGHRTRSSSGGSCSGLPKKLMNGYAFRFGKLDLEAAFPGLEKRSSKENSALSEEGVRSSVRRSSTSGDELLLPKPSNRPSVCPAPSTAPSTVCTPSLPSLMTQVNQELLTSGAITLPGNQDRSGRAVLQVCTRNQVWTHACCTVNEITGLLCYFCHRLRREKCNLGLTVVVDSRRQPVASTLLSALSQFQSSIPNALYSVLLLVDKDSAVKLERDFTVPCEVVTSLRALQKHIDSSQLTRDLEGTFPYDHNHYIHFRQKIEPFATSCSAAISSLQNSIDTLNNIGSLKTSEEVSEVIGQQKNLMKNILEDTELNRLRLEGGTFLARIRKDEMCENENYRGAVDLVSALYNQVDEEVHKLVILSNKSLQQLETLLELRSTQEQHEEVKRWFCVESEKHLAPLDSYSLTLSSIHDMRQNLVQFMEESTEQQKKAAVLMRDSNAVSRSALLEFKQNINSVLQRSDRRKNELDDLLNLYEFYESANQWMVHCQDYFSQLRVDDNVVSCTPAALHVLRDFHSEASKFSLENFSSLNQMVLNLNSPRELQQWTTVWQKCQHTKQQLEEILAKATAAPLTPTESTSCPPEKFDKPAETQNGGDPLPALNSQSTLSFEYDDGKPDSAGPFSKTQLPFPFPPERGKLSPSLFDDTDSDCTIDSSISCHSEPLHSTATHHRKQPLKKIMKKTMSFELMARDKAQVDAGHHGYTGVYIKGLEVTNNVCAEKKPQRPDVKSPALGRSRSMSSPSRVHCRHSDGDIKRHNSKIQHIMDEMISTEREYVRSLSYIIEHYFPEMERLDLPQDLRGKRSIIFGNLEKLCEFHSQFFLKDLESCAHSPLSISSCFLRHEEQFGMYALYSKNKPCSDALLTSHGNSFFKNKQLELGDKMDLASYLLKPIQRMSKYALLLKDLIKECGHSHEQELTDLRTAEEMVKFQLRHGNDLLAMDAIRGCDVNLKEQGQLRCQDEFIVWCGRKKYLRHVFLFEDLILFSKTKKIEGGYDIYIYKQSFKTAEIGMTENVGDRGLRFEIWFRRRKSQDTFILQASSGEVKAVWTTVIGKILWRQALRNRELRMQEMVSMGIGSKPFMDIKPSDSAISDRAVDYIIKGSESRMRASIAVSSFDHSTPFKRPHSTISNSSSSSSSSQSSSSLLGSLNLHLYPTPNHLTHSLPGCPSLGHWPYDCIEEDELEHDSTVQSSMITDSAETSSQCTSSESVSGLSSITVQHHSAIVIESYTSDGGSYLCSPTPSPSPPKVTSSILYHTEQELQPQTNRFITASKSSRLAPLGLSTRV from the exons CTCCGATTCAAAGGCCTGTTGCTGTACCACGAAGGATGGccactgtgtttacatgagaaaGTGGTTCTGCAGCTCGCACCCCTGCATAAAGTACGCCTGAGGCAGGGAGATTTCTACCTTCAGGTGGTTCCTTTAGGCCGCAAGGCCGCCAAACTGGTCATAAAATGCCTTTCGGGGAGCGGGCAAGCCATTGCAGAGATCCCAGTCGCCGAGAGCATGTACGGCAATGTCTTCACGCCTGACTTCTTGCAGAATGTAACCCATGAGCGCAATCTGCACCCTCTCCAGAACTGCCTTCTCAGCACAGGCACCGTGGTTTACCGGACACCCTGGAAGAACGTGGTAAACCCTTTGTTCGTGACCAGCACTGCCGACGCCATCATGCAGGCGCGGAGTGGCGGTGAAGCCTTGCGAGGTCAGCTGAGCACCTGTAGCACCCGCGGCTCTACGGGAACACTGGACAGTCGCCGCAGCTCCAGAGACTCCCTGCACTCACAAGGGGTGGAGTCCACTGTGTCGGAACCCGTCCTCAGTCGTAGCCTCACGGATATGGGCATCAGCTCCCACCACCCGGAAGACTCAACCTTGCACCAGATGGATAAGCAAAGTCCCACGTCCAAAACCCACTCCCTTCCCCAGACGCCCACCTTGAGCAGCCCGGATCAGGGTTTCGGCAGAAGCGGAGGTGGAATTGGtcacaaaagccttttgtttagcACGGACCTCAGTAATCCCAGCCTTCGTAAACGCCATCCTAGAGATTCTGCGGCTTTTGAGTCACGACGGCTTTTCCGTAAGTCATATATGGAGGCGCTGCAGAACCCGATGAATCTGGGCTCCAGCTCCGAATCAATTCTGGAAGAGGCAACAGAGTCAGAGCCAAGACTGCAACGAGGTTCGGACAGCCGCTCTGTTGCAAAGGAGCAGGTTCCTCGAAGGATCTGTGCCCATGACTGGTTGGGAGGTGAGGAATCTCGCTCCGGTTCTCGTGTCCCACAAACACAGGGTGTTAAAAGCGCTGAGCTCAGTCCAGGGGAGAGACGCTCCAAATCTCTTGAACGTACTAACAAAGGCCCACAGGTTAAAGGTCATCGGACTCGATCTTCCTCTGGTGGATCATGTAGTGGACTTCCAAAGAAACTTATGAATGGTTATGCATTCCGTTTCGGCAAACTGGACTTGGAAGCAGCCTTTCCTGGCTTAGAGAAACGGAGCAGCAAAGAGAACTCAG CTCTCTCTGAAGAGGGTGTCCGGTCCAGCGTGAGGAGGAGCAGTACCAGTGGTGATGAACTTCTGCTTCCCAAACCTTCCAATAGACCATCAGTATGTCCTGCCCCATCCACAGCGCCCTCTACTGTCTGTACCCCGTCTCTGCCCTCACTGATGACACAGGTCAACCAGGAACTCTTGACCTCTGGTGCGATCACTCTACCTG GTAATCAAGACCGCAGTGGTAGAGCAGTGCTGCAGGTGTGCACAAGAAATCAGGTGTGGACACATGCATGTTGCACTGTGAATGAGATCACTGGGCTGCTGTGCTACTTCTGCCACAGACTGCG GAGGGAGAAATGCAATCTGGGTTTGACAGTTGTCGTGGACAGTCGCAGGCAGCCCGTCGCTTCGACACTTTTATCTGCGCTGTCTCAGTTTCAG TCTTCTATACCAAATGCACTTTACTCTGTTCTGTTACTCGTGGACAAAGATTCTGCAGTTAAACTAGAGAGAGACTTCACAGTTCCA TGTGAAGTTGTGACGTCTCTGAGAGCTCTCCAGAAACACATTGATTCATCTCAACTCACCAGAGACTTAGAAGGCACCTTCCCATATGACCACAACCACTACATTCACTTCAGACAG AAAATCGAACCATTTGCAACTAGCTGCAGCGCGGCGATCTCCTCCCTTCAAAACTCCATTGACACACTGAACAACATCGGCAGTCTGAAGACCTCTGAG GAGGTGTCAGAGGTCATAGGTCAGCAGAAGAACCTCATGAAGAACATTCTAGAAGACACAGAACTGAACCGCTTGCGGCTGGAGGGCGGCACATTTCTGGCCCGCATCAGAAAAGACGAGATGTGTGAGAATGAGAATTACAG GGGTGCAGTGGATCTGGTCAGTGCGCTGTACAACCAGGTGGATGAAGAGGTCCATAAACTGGTCATTCTGTCTAATAAATCACTACAGCAGCTGGAGACTCTCCTGGAGCTGCGCTCGACCCAGGAGCAACATGAGGAG GTTAAGAGGTGGTTTTGTGTGGAGAGTGAGAAACATTTGGCTCCATTGGACTCGTACAGTCTCACTTTGAGCTCCATTCATGACATGAGACAGAATCTGGTCCAGTTTATGGAGGAGTCCACA GAGCAGCAGAAGAAAGCTGCAGTGTTAATGCGGGACTCTAATGCTGTGTCAAGGTCGGCTCTTCTAGAGTTCAAGCAGAACATCAACTCTGTCCTTCAGCGCAGCGACAGACGCAAGAATGAACTGGACGATCTGCTGAACCTCTATGAGTTCTACGAATCG GCAAACCAGTGGATGGTCCATTGCCAGGATTATTTCAGCCAGTTGAGGGTGGACGATAATGTGGTCAGTTGCACGCCTGCGGCGCTTCACGTTCTCCGGGACTTCCACAGTGAGGCCTCAAAGTTCTCTTTGGAAAACTTCAGCTCGCTCAACCAGATGGTTTTAAACCTCAACAGTCCACGAGAGCTGCAGCAGTGGACAACCGTTTGGCAAAAATGCCAACATACCAAACAGCAACTGGAGGAGATACTGGCCAAAGCTACGGCCGCCCCACTGACCCCCACAGAATCCACTTCCTGCCCCCCAGAGAAGTTCGATAAACCTGCAGAGACCCAAAACGGAGGAGACCCCCTTCCCGCATTGAACTCTCAAAGCACGCTGTCTTTCGAATATGATGATGGAAAGCCCGACTCGGCAGGCCCCTTCTCCAAAACCCAACTCCCTTTCCCGTTTCCCCCAGAGAGAGGCAAACTCTCGCCGTCCCTGTTTGACGACACCGACAGCGACTGCACCATCGATTCGTCCATCTCGTGCCACTCAGAGCCGCTGCATTCCACTGCGACACACCATCGCAAGCAGCCCCTCAAAAAGATCATGAAGAAGACGATGAGCTTCGAGCTGATGGCACGAGACAAGGCTCAGGTGGATGCCGGTCATCATGGATACACGGGCGTTTACATCAAAGGACTGGAGGTCACCAACAACGTGTGTGCTGAGAAGAAACCGCAGCGGCCAGACGTGAAGAGTCCAGCACTGGGCCGTAGTCGCAGTATGTCCTCTCCATCCAGAGTTCACTGCAGACACAGTGACGGAGACATCAAGAGACACAACAG TAAAATCCAGCACATTATGGATGAGATGATCTCCACAGAGCGAGAGTACGTGCGCTCTCTAAGCTACATCATTGAGCATTATTTCCCTGAGATGGAGCGCTTGGATCTGCCGCAAGACCTGAGAGGGAAACGCAGTATTATCTTCGGGAATCTGGAGAAACTGTGTGAGTTTCACAGTCAGTTCTTCCTGAAAGATCTGGAGAGCTGCGCACACTCGCCTCTGTCCATCAGCAGCTGCTTCCTGAGACAT GAGGAACAGTTTGGAATGTACGCACTGTACAGCAAAAACAAGCCGTGCTCGGATGCCTTGCTAACAAGCCACGGAAACAGTTTCTTCAAG AATAAGCAGCTGGAGTTGGGTGATAAGATGGACCTGGCGTCGTACCTGCTGAAGCCCATCCAGAGAATGAGTAAATACGCTCTCCTACTGAAGGATCTGATCAAAGAGTGTGGTCACTCTCATGAGCAGGAGCTCACTGACCTCCGAACAGCCGAAGAGATGGTCAAATTCCAGCTACGCCACGGCAACGACCTGCTTGCCATGGACGCCATTCGCGGATGTGAC gTCAACCTAAAGGAACAGGGTCAACTTCGTTGTCAAGATGAGTTCATTGTTTGGTGCGGACGTAAAAAATACCTCCGTCATGTCTTCCTATTTGAAGATCTCATCCTCTTCAGCAAGACCAAAAAAATAGAAGGAGGTTATGACATCTACATCTACAAACAGTCCTTTAAG ACAGCAGAGATTGGCATGACGGAGAATGTTGGTGACAGAGGCCTGCGTTTTGAGATCTGGTTTCGACGGCGAAAGTCGCAAGATACTTTCATCCTGCAGGCGAGTTCTGGTGAGGTGAAGGCTGTGTGGACGACTGTCATCGGCAAAATCCTGTGGAGACAAGCGTTACGCAACAGAG AGTTGCGCATGCAGGAGATGGTTTCCATGGGGATTGGAAGCAAGCCGTTTATGGACATCAAACCCAGTGATTCTGCCATCAGTGATCGAGCCGTCGACTACATTATAAAAGGGTCAG AGTCAAGGATGCGGGCGTCTATAGCGGTCTCCTCGTTCGATCACTCCACGCCGTTTAAGAGACCACACTCCACCATCTCCAACAGCAGCTCTTCATCGTCCAGCAGCCAATCATCTTCCTCTCTGCTGGGGTCACTGAACCTGCACCTGTACCCGACCCCAAATCACCTTACTCACTCGCTGCCTGGTTGCCCGTCTCTGGGTCACTGGCCATACGACTGCATCGAAGAAGATGAGCTCGAGCACGATTCGACTGTTCAGTCGTCCATGA tcACAGACAGTGCAGAAACATCGTCACAGTGTACGTCCAGTGAGAGTGTAAGCGGTCTGAGCTCCATCACTGTCCAGCATCACTCTGCCATAGTCATAGAGAGCTACACCAGCGATGGGGGCTCCTATCTCTGCTCTCCTACACCTTCACCATCTCCACCCAAAGTCACTTCCTCCATTCTTTACCACACAGAGCAGGAGCTGCAACCTCAAACCAACAGGTTTATCACAGCG
- the LOC127453633 gene encoding pleckstrin homology domain-containing family G member 4B-like isoform X2, translating into MRTLSTMHSRVKSRSCENYLCIKDSESLDNCIQSILSALYPPFSSTAATVLWQLFSVVERQYRGDGLRCFLDFLLPAKRILYIIKHEACLRFKGLLLYHEGWPLCLHEKVVLQLAPLHKVRLRQGDFYLQVVPLGRKAAKLVIKCLSGSGQAIAEIPVAESMYGNVFTPDFLQNVTHERNLHPLQNCLLSTGTVVYRTPWKNVVNPLFVTSTADAIMQARSGGEALRGQLSTCSTRGSTGTLDSRRSSRDSLHSQGVESTVSEPVLSRSLTDMGISSHHPEDSTLHQMDKQSPTSKTHSLPQTPTLSSPDQGFGRSGGGIGHKSLLFSTDLSNPSLRKRHPRDSAAFESRRLFRKSYMEALQNPMNLGSSSESILEEATESEPRLQRGSDSRSVAKEQVPRRICAHDWLGGEESRSGSRVPQTQGVKSAELSPGERRSKSLERTNKGPQVKGHRTRSSSGGSCSGLPKKLMNGYAFRFGKLDLEAAFPGLEKRSSKENSALSEEGVRSSVRRSSTSGDELLLPKPSNRPSVCPAPSTAPSTVCTPSLPSLMTQVNQELLTSGAITLPGNQDRSGRAVLQVCTRNQVWTHACCTVNEITGLLCYFCHRLRREKCNLGLTVVVDSRRQPVASTLLSALSQFQSSIPNALYSVLLLVDKDSAVKLERDFTVPCEVVTSLRALQKHIDSSQLTRDLEGTFPYDHNHYIHFRQKIEPFATSCSAAISSLQNSIDTLNNIGSLKTSEEVSEVIGQQKNLMKNILEDTELNRLRLEGGTFLARIRKDEMCENENYRGAVDLVSALYNQVDEEVHKLVILSNKSLQQLETLLELRSTQEQHEEVKRWFCVESEKHLAPLDSYSLTLSSIHDMRQNLVQFMEESTEQQKKAAVLMRDSNAVSRSALLEFKQNINSVLQRSDRRKNELDDLLNLYEFYESANQWMVHCQDYFSQLRVDDNVVSCTPAALHVLRDFHSEASKFSLENFSSLNQMVLNLNSPRELQQWTTVWQKCQHTKQQLEEILAKATAAPLTPTESTSCPPEKFDKPAETQNGGDPLPALNSQSTLSFEYDDGKPDSAGPFSKTQLPFPFPPERGKLSPSLFDDTDSDCTIDSSISCHSEPLHSTATHHRKQPLKKIMKKTMSFELMARDKAQVDAGHHGYTGVYIKGLEVTNNVCAEKKPQRPDVKSPALGRSRSMSSPSRVHCRHSDGDIKRHNSKIQHIMDEMISTEREYVRSLSYIIEHYFPEMERLDLPQDLRGKRSIIFGNLEKLCEFHSQFFLKDLESCAHSPLSISSCFLRHEEQFGMYALYSKNKPCSDALLTSHGNSFFKNKQLELGDKMDLASYLLKPIQRMSKYALLLKDLIKECGHSHEQELTDLRTAEEMVKFQLRHGNDLLAMDAIRGCDVNLKEQGQLRCQDEFIVWCGRKKYLRHVFLFEDLILFSKTKKIEGGYDIYIYKQSFKTAEIGMTENVGDRGLRFEIWFRRRKSQDTFILQASSGEVKAVWTTVIGKILWRQALRNRELRMQEMVSMGIGSKPFMDIKPSDSAISDRAVDYIIKGSESRMRASIAVSSFDHSTPFKRPHSTISNSSSSSSSSQSSSSLLGSLNLHLYPTPNHLTHSLPGCPSLGHWPYDCIEEDELEHDSTVQSSMITDSAETSSQCTSSESVSGLSSITVQHHSAIVIESYTSDGGSYLCSPTPSPSPPKVTSSILYHTEQELQPQTNRFITAL; encoded by the exons CTCCGATTCAAAGGCCTGTTGCTGTACCACGAAGGATGGccactgtgtttacatgagaaaGTGGTTCTGCAGCTCGCACCCCTGCATAAAGTACGCCTGAGGCAGGGAGATTTCTACCTTCAGGTGGTTCCTTTAGGCCGCAAGGCCGCCAAACTGGTCATAAAATGCCTTTCGGGGAGCGGGCAAGCCATTGCAGAGATCCCAGTCGCCGAGAGCATGTACGGCAATGTCTTCACGCCTGACTTCTTGCAGAATGTAACCCATGAGCGCAATCTGCACCCTCTCCAGAACTGCCTTCTCAGCACAGGCACCGTGGTTTACCGGACACCCTGGAAGAACGTGGTAAACCCTTTGTTCGTGACCAGCACTGCCGACGCCATCATGCAGGCGCGGAGTGGCGGTGAAGCCTTGCGAGGTCAGCTGAGCACCTGTAGCACCCGCGGCTCTACGGGAACACTGGACAGTCGCCGCAGCTCCAGAGACTCCCTGCACTCACAAGGGGTGGAGTCCACTGTGTCGGAACCCGTCCTCAGTCGTAGCCTCACGGATATGGGCATCAGCTCCCACCACCCGGAAGACTCAACCTTGCACCAGATGGATAAGCAAAGTCCCACGTCCAAAACCCACTCCCTTCCCCAGACGCCCACCTTGAGCAGCCCGGATCAGGGTTTCGGCAGAAGCGGAGGTGGAATTGGtcacaaaagccttttgtttagcACGGACCTCAGTAATCCCAGCCTTCGTAAACGCCATCCTAGAGATTCTGCGGCTTTTGAGTCACGACGGCTTTTCCGTAAGTCATATATGGAGGCGCTGCAGAACCCGATGAATCTGGGCTCCAGCTCCGAATCAATTCTGGAAGAGGCAACAGAGTCAGAGCCAAGACTGCAACGAGGTTCGGACAGCCGCTCTGTTGCAAAGGAGCAGGTTCCTCGAAGGATCTGTGCCCATGACTGGTTGGGAGGTGAGGAATCTCGCTCCGGTTCTCGTGTCCCACAAACACAGGGTGTTAAAAGCGCTGAGCTCAGTCCAGGGGAGAGACGCTCCAAATCTCTTGAACGTACTAACAAAGGCCCACAGGTTAAAGGTCATCGGACTCGATCTTCCTCTGGTGGATCATGTAGTGGACTTCCAAAGAAACTTATGAATGGTTATGCATTCCGTTTCGGCAAACTGGACTTGGAAGCAGCCTTTCCTGGCTTAGAGAAACGGAGCAGCAAAGAGAACTCAG CTCTCTCTGAAGAGGGTGTCCGGTCCAGCGTGAGGAGGAGCAGTACCAGTGGTGATGAACTTCTGCTTCCCAAACCTTCCAATAGACCATCAGTATGTCCTGCCCCATCCACAGCGCCCTCTACTGTCTGTACCCCGTCTCTGCCCTCACTGATGACACAGGTCAACCAGGAACTCTTGACCTCTGGTGCGATCACTCTACCTG GTAATCAAGACCGCAGTGGTAGAGCAGTGCTGCAGGTGTGCACAAGAAATCAGGTGTGGACACATGCATGTTGCACTGTGAATGAGATCACTGGGCTGCTGTGCTACTTCTGCCACAGACTGCG GAGGGAGAAATGCAATCTGGGTTTGACAGTTGTCGTGGACAGTCGCAGGCAGCCCGTCGCTTCGACACTTTTATCTGCGCTGTCTCAGTTTCAG TCTTCTATACCAAATGCACTTTACTCTGTTCTGTTACTCGTGGACAAAGATTCTGCAGTTAAACTAGAGAGAGACTTCACAGTTCCA TGTGAAGTTGTGACGTCTCTGAGAGCTCTCCAGAAACACATTGATTCATCTCAACTCACCAGAGACTTAGAAGGCACCTTCCCATATGACCACAACCACTACATTCACTTCAGACAG AAAATCGAACCATTTGCAACTAGCTGCAGCGCGGCGATCTCCTCCCTTCAAAACTCCATTGACACACTGAACAACATCGGCAGTCTGAAGACCTCTGAG GAGGTGTCAGAGGTCATAGGTCAGCAGAAGAACCTCATGAAGAACATTCTAGAAGACACAGAACTGAACCGCTTGCGGCTGGAGGGCGGCACATTTCTGGCCCGCATCAGAAAAGACGAGATGTGTGAGAATGAGAATTACAG GGGTGCAGTGGATCTGGTCAGTGCGCTGTACAACCAGGTGGATGAAGAGGTCCATAAACTGGTCATTCTGTCTAATAAATCACTACAGCAGCTGGAGACTCTCCTGGAGCTGCGCTCGACCCAGGAGCAACATGAGGAG GTTAAGAGGTGGTTTTGTGTGGAGAGTGAGAAACATTTGGCTCCATTGGACTCGTACAGTCTCACTTTGAGCTCCATTCATGACATGAGACAGAATCTGGTCCAGTTTATGGAGGAGTCCACA GAGCAGCAGAAGAAAGCTGCAGTGTTAATGCGGGACTCTAATGCTGTGTCAAGGTCGGCTCTTCTAGAGTTCAAGCAGAACATCAACTCTGTCCTTCAGCGCAGCGACAGACGCAAGAATGAACTGGACGATCTGCTGAACCTCTATGAGTTCTACGAATCG GCAAACCAGTGGATGGTCCATTGCCAGGATTATTTCAGCCAGTTGAGGGTGGACGATAATGTGGTCAGTTGCACGCCTGCGGCGCTTCACGTTCTCCGGGACTTCCACAGTGAGGCCTCAAAGTTCTCTTTGGAAAACTTCAGCTCGCTCAACCAGATGGTTTTAAACCTCAACAGTCCACGAGAGCTGCAGCAGTGGACAACCGTTTGGCAAAAATGCCAACATACCAAACAGCAACTGGAGGAGATACTGGCCAAAGCTACGGCCGCCCCACTGACCCCCACAGAATCCACTTCCTGCCCCCCAGAGAAGTTCGATAAACCTGCAGAGACCCAAAACGGAGGAGACCCCCTTCCCGCATTGAACTCTCAAAGCACGCTGTCTTTCGAATATGATGATGGAAAGCCCGACTCGGCAGGCCCCTTCTCCAAAACCCAACTCCCTTTCCCGTTTCCCCCAGAGAGAGGCAAACTCTCGCCGTCCCTGTTTGACGACACCGACAGCGACTGCACCATCGATTCGTCCATCTCGTGCCACTCAGAGCCGCTGCATTCCACTGCGACACACCATCGCAAGCAGCCCCTCAAAAAGATCATGAAGAAGACGATGAGCTTCGAGCTGATGGCACGAGACAAGGCTCAGGTGGATGCCGGTCATCATGGATACACGGGCGTTTACATCAAAGGACTGGAGGTCACCAACAACGTGTGTGCTGAGAAGAAACCGCAGCGGCCAGACGTGAAGAGTCCAGCACTGGGCCGTAGTCGCAGTATGTCCTCTCCATCCAGAGTTCACTGCAGACACAGTGACGGAGACATCAAGAGACACAACAG TAAAATCCAGCACATTATGGATGAGATGATCTCCACAGAGCGAGAGTACGTGCGCTCTCTAAGCTACATCATTGAGCATTATTTCCCTGAGATGGAGCGCTTGGATCTGCCGCAAGACCTGAGAGGGAAACGCAGTATTATCTTCGGGAATCTGGAGAAACTGTGTGAGTTTCACAGTCAGTTCTTCCTGAAAGATCTGGAGAGCTGCGCACACTCGCCTCTGTCCATCAGCAGCTGCTTCCTGAGACAT GAGGAACAGTTTGGAATGTACGCACTGTACAGCAAAAACAAGCCGTGCTCGGATGCCTTGCTAACAAGCCACGGAAACAGTTTCTTCAAG AATAAGCAGCTGGAGTTGGGTGATAAGATGGACCTGGCGTCGTACCTGCTGAAGCCCATCCAGAGAATGAGTAAATACGCTCTCCTACTGAAGGATCTGATCAAAGAGTGTGGTCACTCTCATGAGCAGGAGCTCACTGACCTCCGAACAGCCGAAGAGATGGTCAAATTCCAGCTACGCCACGGCAACGACCTGCTTGCCATGGACGCCATTCGCGGATGTGAC gTCAACCTAAAGGAACAGGGTCAACTTCGTTGTCAAGATGAGTTCATTGTTTGGTGCGGACGTAAAAAATACCTCCGTCATGTCTTCCTATTTGAAGATCTCATCCTCTTCAGCAAGACCAAAAAAATAGAAGGAGGTTATGACATCTACATCTACAAACAGTCCTTTAAG ACAGCAGAGATTGGCATGACGGAGAATGTTGGTGACAGAGGCCTGCGTTTTGAGATCTGGTTTCGACGGCGAAAGTCGCAAGATACTTTCATCCTGCAGGCGAGTTCTGGTGAGGTGAAGGCTGTGTGGACGACTGTCATCGGCAAAATCCTGTGGAGACAAGCGTTACGCAACAGAG AGTTGCGCATGCAGGAGATGGTTTCCATGGGGATTGGAAGCAAGCCGTTTATGGACATCAAACCCAGTGATTCTGCCATCAGTGATCGAGCCGTCGACTACATTATAAAAGGGTCAG AGTCAAGGATGCGGGCGTCTATAGCGGTCTCCTCGTTCGATCACTCCACGCCGTTTAAGAGACCACACTCCACCATCTCCAACAGCAGCTCTTCATCGTCCAGCAGCCAATCATCTTCCTCTCTGCTGGGGTCACTGAACCTGCACCTGTACCCGACCCCAAATCACCTTACTCACTCGCTGCCTGGTTGCCCGTCTCTGGGTCACTGGCCATACGACTGCATCGAAGAAGATGAGCTCGAGCACGATTCGACTGTTCAGTCGTCCATGA tcACAGACAGTGCAGAAACATCGTCACAGTGTACGTCCAGTGAGAGTGTAAGCGGTCTGAGCTCCATCACTGTCCAGCATCACTCTGCCATAGTCATAGAGAGCTACACCAGCGATGGGGGCTCCTATCTCTGCTCTCCTACACCTTCACCATCTCCACCCAAAGTCACTTCCTCCATTCTTTACCACACAGAGCAGGAGCTGCAACCTCAAACCAACAGGTTTATCACAGCG